The Lonchura striata isolate bLonStr1 chromosome 16, bLonStr1.mat, whole genome shotgun sequence genome contains the following window.
TTTAATCAGCCAAATATACAAGTTCTCTTGGTGGTTTTTAAACTTGAtcaagttggttttttttctttttttttttttttcccatctggCTCTGACACAATAAATgttgtttgcttttctcctttaaaCAAAGGATGATGTGGTTAAAAACTGGCACTATCCCTAataaggaggagaagaagaaaatgaagaggagggaaaaggggagacTGGCTGCAAGAAAGGAGGGATGAATCCAGGAAGGAACGGCACTCCAGATGTCCATGAAGTCAGGCTCCCAGCTTATACTGCAACGCCCTGCAGCAAAATTTGATGGGCTCTTTGCCAACTGGATTCCTCAGATACATTATCCTTTGGGATTTCATACCAAGTCAGTTCCCCACCCCATGCCCCACCCCCAAAACGACCCCACAATCTATTTTCTTGCAATCTAGTATTTGAAGCACCGCCCCTCCCACACAGCTCCCTCCCACCCTGCCCCCCTCCCACCGTCTACAAGTTCTTGATCctaaaaacagcaaaaacattCATGTTTCCAAACTGTTACAGGGAATTGCtgtccagcacagctctgcactgcagagagcagctgccCCTAACCCCAAATGGAAATCTGTGCCAGGATGAGGACAAACACATCGTCAGTGTCTCTTGGAGGTGGAGGTGAGGTCAATGCTGCAGGATGCCCTGCGTGGCAGCGATGGAAGGcagagctcctggcaggaccaGGCACAGTTCCCTGGTGTTTCCTCCTCTTGCATGGCCTGTGCTTACTTGTTAAGGGATAGTGACTGCAGTCTTTTACCTGCCATGGCCGCTTCGTCTTTtgctgggaaggaaaacaagagTTTCATCATTTCCTGCAAGAAACAATCATTCCATGCACTGGGGGAGTTTTGGCAGCCCTGGGGATCTGAACCCTGCCAGTTGGGTAATGGAAAAATCCCACCCTTCCCACCAATTTCTCAGAGGTAAGAGGCACAGCTCCTCTTGATGTTTCTTTCTATCCCTGGCCTCTCTCCAGGTGTCCACAAATCACCCTGATGCTCAAATTTCTCTGTGGAAGCCACCAAGCAGCCTGCTGGTTCATACCTCCCAGAGAAAGGCCAGGAAGGGAAGGAGTGCTGGGAACTCCCTGGGCAGTTCAGATGCCCACATGCAAAGCAGATAAATCACCCAGCACAAAGAGCCTGCTACCCCCAAACTGGAGCCAGCATTGCCTGGGAGGCAGGGGACAAGATGGATATCAAGGAGCAattcccttctctctttccctgctccagtgccCAAGTTCTTGTTCATGAAGCGAGAACTTTATGAGAAGGAAACAGCTGAGTCTGGCTTTGCTGGGGGGAGCTGATGACACACAGGCTCAGAGGAAGGACGTGTGCCTCTGCAGGCATGGCATGGAGACGTAGGAGAGTATAATTAATTATTCTCtaaccttttctttcttcttctttctttctggcAGCTTCTTCCCTTTGCTTCCGAATGATGGCTAATCGGGCAAGGTCTGCCTTGGCTTGCTCTGTTTTCCCAGCTAGGTGCATTTTCATGTatctttcttttgccttttgctTCTCTATTTCCTCTCTGCCCAAAGGAAACACACCAGTCACCAGAGTATCCAGGCAAGCCCACGGGAACAGGCAGAGTGGGGCTTTCCAAccaggaaaaaccccaaaactgggggTCCTTCACCAGTTTTCAAGCACAGGTTCTGCCTATTTGCAGAGTAGGGTGAGAGATTATTTCTTCCTTCAGGCAAGTAAGGACACGGACACACAAGGAGGTCAAATGAATTAGCCTCACATCATAAGAACCGTGACATGTTTTTCCCAGCCTTACTCTCAAAGGTGTCTTTCTGCTGAAGTAATCTATcccaaataataataaaaaaaagattaaaccCTCCCTTTCAAACCTCACTATTGCTAAATGAAACTAGAAGATTCAACTTTGGTTTTTAGGTAATTTGTCTGCCCAGATAAAAATTTCACCACAGTATCTGGAATCTGGGAAACTGCCACCTGTCACCAGAGCACCCTCTGCAGCAAGATTAAAGTGGATCCAGAGTGACCTCTGGTTAATGGATTTCTGTACTGATTTTTGGCATAAAACTTCAGGAAAGGAATGGCCTAAATCCCTTTCACAGCAGTATGATTTCAGGGCTTCTGTTAGGTCTGATTTTTGGTATAAAACCTTAGGAAAGGAATTGCCTAAATCCCTTTCTCTCAGAACACCAGGACAGGCTGCCTTGCTccaggacagccacagctgtttCCAGAGGACAGACAACTCCTGTGAAGTTTCTAAGGAACCACATTTTGAAGCACAGTGAGCCcactttgctgctgctcagtgcctgCTTTAGGCAGCAACACGCTTTTAAAGGCCTCCCTGAAACACTGACACAGAGCAGGGGAAACACCTCCCTGCATcaagctgctgccagcagcaaggCTGAAAttccaggggagcagggaacaCTCACCTCTCTCGTCGTGAGAGCTCCTTGGGTCCATCCAGGTCCAGCTGAGTGACTTTTTTGGTTGTCTGAATGACACGGTTGGGGTTCTCTATGTCTATCAACCCCTCCACTCCTTTGCGCTTTTGCTGCGGGTCAAGAACAAGAGGGAGCTTGAGGAGCTCTCACACCCAGCTCTGGTTGTACCAGAGCTCCCCAAACACACTGCAAAGCACCCCAAAAGCACAAGTCAGGATTTTACTACAAGCCAGTAAAACCATTTATGAATCAAGGCACTTTcagccttttaaaaaatcttgttGCCTTTGTATTTAAATTGTAAATATTCTCAAGTTCTCATTCTGAGGGCAAAATGCTGTCAAGTGAGCATTTTTTTGGCTTCTAAAAGTAGTTCTATACAAATGCACTCCAGGTAGTTCTGCTCAGAATCCACAGTGTGCATCTTCCCCCCAGCCCAAGTATTAGGTGCATCAAATGCCCTGAGAATGCAGTACCTGATAAtcctcatcatcttcatcacTCTCATCTGAATCTAaagatttcttctcttttttagGGTCCCCTGTTGCTCCTTCACCACCTTCTTcttgctcctcctcttcctacAAAATCAGAGGAAATGTATGTcactaaaaatcccaaacccagctcttAAATGAGATTTTGGAGGGATGAGACAGCTCTGAGCACTGGTGTTCCTGAAGTGGCCTTGTGCCACCAAGGGGGTCTGGCTGTCACAGAATGAGGGCTGGTCCCTCTAACAGGAAAATGACTGTAAAAGACACCACTGGCACTTTACTTTCCCCAAATGAAAGCTCTCCAGAAGAATTTTGGCCTGGGTTTCCACTGCACACTACCTCAGAGATTGGAAACTACATGGATGCAGCTTAGAGCTTATTCTGGGTCTggataaataaaaatacctaGAGGAGAAACTTGACAATCATCAACCAGAACATTATTATCCAAGGAATTACAGCCTTTTTAGTACAGCTTCCACCAGTCAGAACCTGGGAATTCTTTTCTGAATCATGAGGTGTGAACAGCTTGTTTTACACTACCAGCATCTCTCATCAAGCAATCAGCAATGTGGATGAGCAAGGAACAGTAAGAGAAGTAATTTTGTTAATTGTGGGGGGTGTTTTTCAAGCTTTCCTTAATATATCAGTGTTAGATGTAACTACCATTATGTGATATGGATTATcacaaaaaagaaatccttctcAAAGAGCAGTTCTCTGGTTTGCTGTGAAAGAAGACAAACATTTCAAGTGGGTCCTGCTTTTCTGTTCCACTTACAGTCAGTATTTTTATTAACAACATGGAAGCAGAGAACACTTACACAGTTTGTGAATGACATCACACTGGTAGGAGCTggaattattttggaaaacaggATGAGACTCATAAGTGGTTTCAGAATTTGGAAATATGGCATGAAACCAAGAAGGTGGAATCAGAAACTAACCAAGAGGAGTTACAGTTTGGAAGAAGAAATCCAACATGAAGCTGGAGTATGTGGCTAAGCAGCAAACCAAACAATCAGTTTGAGTTCCAGCTGGGCAAAACATTAAACAGGACTCAACACTATGGCTCAGAACTGCTTGAGAGTCATCTCAGAGGTATTCACCAGGATTTCCTACAAGGGTTGTAATTATCCTCCTGTGGTCAGTGCTGTGAGGCCTCAGTTGGCATTGTGTATTTGGGCTGAAGCAACACTTCCAGAAAGTCATAGAAAAATATCAGAGTGTCACCAGAGCTGTGACAAGTTGGGAATAAACAGAGCAAGAGCCCCAAAATGCAGCTAAGGCTTTTATGACAGCAGTCAGGTCGTGGTGGAAGCGTGAGCAGCTGTTGCAGTCCAATGCTGGGGCACAGAAACACACCCAAAAGAGGCTCCACAGCAGAAAACACTCAGCTCTCCCTACAAAGCAGAGGCAAACAAGAAAATCTTGTGTCCAGGAAGAAGTCAAAGGAGTGTGGTCCATAAATATATGGTAGAAACAGGGCAAAtacaataatttaaatatagAGTAACATGTCAAGATGTGGCCCTTGTTCTCCAAAGCCAAGCTGCAGAACATGGATAAAAAATGAGCTGACACTGGAGACTGAAATGATGAAATATGGAGAGAAAGGatctccagagctgctgtgtaaTCAGCTCCCTGTCCTTTAACCTtccagggctgtcctgggtgGTCTCCCAGGCCTCAGGAACCAGACTGGGTGTCACCCTGGAGTCTCCCCAGCTGGAGATATTTGGGATACATAGTGTGATCACTGCTGGAATGATCTGCAGCACTTGGCTAAGCTGCCATTGCTGCTGAGCAGTGAACCACCAGGCTGGATAAGGCAGCAACTAGGACAGAAAGCACACAAAGGAGAAACACATACCCTTgccttttgcttttctgcttgGAGCTGGGCATCAATCTCCTCAGGACTCGTGTACTGCCTTGCTCGGCCTTTGTGGCCTCCTTTTCTACCTGCACgaaacaataaaaacaacaaatggTTTAGTGGTAACTTCCAGAAAggtctgctcctcctgcagcactcTGGATTTTAGTGTGGATAGCACAAACCAAAATAGCTCCTCTGACAGACCGAAACAAAACCCCCATTGAACTTGGTGAAATGCTCCAAGAATTTTAGGTGAGACACACAGAGAATTGGGACTATTGATATTacccttccctgcctgtgctcATGGCCTCTCCAATTCCCTTCCCAGGCTGGCAAGGGATGCTCAGTCCTACAGCAAATCCCAGTTTCCTGCACAGGAGGAATCACAGTATGTTCCTGTGGTCACAACCAACATTCCAACAAGCTTGGCTCCTTAACCTCTCCTACTGTGCCAGGAAAAAATAGGAAGGTAATTGGACAAAAGCTTTGGGAATTCCTATGAGAGCTGAAGAAGTCCTGAAAGGAGCCTCCAGTTTTACTGCtttatgaggaaaaataaaaacaagctcTAGGAACCAAGAAGGGGAGTCACTGTGGCCCAAGTGCCAAATTCTGTTGATAAATGGACTGCTGAAGCCATTAATGCTCCCCTCAAGCCACTGCTCTGGTTATGTTCTTCCAGCCCAAAGAACTGGGAAGCAAGTTGGACAGAGccaccccacagccctgagTGAGGGAGAGTGGCAAAAAGCAAACAACTCTGGCCAGGCAGCTCTCTGCCACTGCAGCAGTCCTGAAGTGCCATGGAAGGAGCAGGAAACACTGGatctctctcctcctccccacttCACCTGCCTTCACAAGGACAATGGGATGGGGAGGGGTGAGGGATGATCCCTTCCTCCCTGGCACTGTGTGGGATCCATGGGAGATGTGCCACTGCTCTCTCACTGTCTTGCTGTTggactgggaggcactgggaggctCAGGGATCCAACATTTTCTGACCAATTCTCCTGGCTCAGCACAGACAAACTCTCACAGTGCCATAGTTCTGTCCCAAAACCTCACTGTGAAGCTTTACAGAAATTCCTCAGatatttttccaaaagaaatggGGAAGTGCAGAGACCAAATTCTTCTCTCTGGATTCAGCTGGGGAAGCTCACAGGCTCTCAAACCCCAAGCACAACCAGAAGCTTCGGTGCAGCCTGACAGGTGCTTTGTCTGTTCCCAGCCATCCCAGGTGGGAACAATGACAGCCTCTGGAAGGAGATCTGCCATGGGAATGCTCCTGGGAAGACACAACCTCACTGCCCAGCACATGGCATCACCCCAAATGGAACAACAGTGACATCTGTGACACACCAACCCCCAAATAACCAAACtgtgctcccagcctggccagggctcctCACCCAGCTGTGCCAGAATTCCACACTGGGCTCAGGACCAAGGAACACAAACTGCTCATTACTGCAAACAAACACTGGTGATAAGGGGGAAAAGCAACTGAAGAGAGATCATTTTACGGTAAAAGCCTAAAAAGAAGCAAATGGAAGAGTGAAGCCCACGGGAGCTCAGCAcagtgcagggatggggctctgctcccacaggGAGATGGAACCTCACATCAGACATGGGGAGCTGGTCCAACACCTGCTACTGACcagctctgtgcctcagtttccccgtaTGAAAACATGGACAACCCTTCTTTTCCACCTCTGTGAAACACTTTTAAAGTAGAATCACCTGCAGATTTCACCTGCAGCAAAGCCCAGTGGTGCCCAGGCAGGCCCACGTTCAAACACATTTGTCTTCAGCTTTAAACAGTCTAATTAAGGAATTTAGATGAAAGAGAATGGAATGATACTGATGAAAgctcttctttttaaaatcaaagtattaggggaaaaaaaagagattaatcTGAAATAATCctgtaaaaatttattagtaGCTTGTTTATACCCCTCCCTTTTATATTAAACATTGAGTGCCAAAATGCGCTCTTCTGCCACCAACCCAACCACTCCCACTGACTTgggggaaaatgaccaaagatCCCTCTTCTTCCACAAAGCAAAAGGTTCGAATCAAACACTGAAATCTGTACAATGAAATAAAGAACAGGAAATCCTGAGTTACAGgcatttaaatatgaaaaatggGGTTATAATCCGCCACGGTTCTTTGCCTTCACAAAAACCATGTGAAAGCTTCAGCCCCATCTCCTATCACTGCACAAATGGACCCAAAAAGAAGTGGTTCAATAAAATCTAACCAAGGAATCAGTTTAGTGTAAAGGCTGGGAAAAGCTGATGAAATAAAGCAAACTGCAGGCAAAGAGGAATGAGGCGGGCTGGCTTTTAACGCGTGTGACCGGCGTTTGCAAGAGCCAATTATGCAGATGGTGCATGTGGAGAAGGTTCTGGGTGGATCCCGCCGAGCCGTGACAGCCCGGCCGTGCCTCATCCCCGCTCCTGAATCACACCGGGAGCAAGTTCCTGCCCGCTCCGCAACACCCAAACCGCGGCGCTCCGGAGCCACATCAAAGCACCGCGTTTGGAGCCCCTGAGCCCCCGGGGGCGGGATGGCCACcacccccggtgtcccggtgggGTGCCCACCT
Protein-coding sequences here:
- the PDAP1 gene encoding 28 kDa heat- and acid-stable phosphoprotein, which translates into the protein MPKGRKGGHKGRARQYTSPEEIDAQLQAEKQKAREEEEQEEGGEGATGDPKKEKKSLDSDESDEDDEDYQQKRKGVEGLIDIENPNRVIQTTKKVTQLDLDGPKELSRREREEIEKQKAKERYMKMHLAGKTEQAKADLARLAIIRKQREEAARKKEEERKAKDEAAMAGKRLQSLSLNK